One Melospiza melodia melodia isolate bMelMel2 chromosome 1, bMelMel2.pri, whole genome shotgun sequence genomic window carries:
- the GLIPR2 gene encoding Golgi-associated plant pathogenesis-related protein 1 isoform X3 encodes MMLLLRLQPPLLGLQGLHPAPALLQLLTALRHLQLQGADPGAQAALPLAHLPLRPLQPLSQLSVAALQLPFLAVRPLQPLLGLAQRLQQAPDCPRRSHGGRLEAPSELVLVAEPARGAAAPDAAL; translated from the coding sequence ATGATGCTGCTCCTGCGCCTGCAGCCGCCGCTCCTCGGCCTCCAGGGCCTCCACCCGGccccggctctgctgcagcttctcACGGCACTGAGACACCTCCAGCTCCAGGGAGCCGACCCTGGTGCACAGGCGGCTCTCCCTCTTGCCCACCTCCCTCTGCGGCCGCTCCAGCCGCTCTCCCAGCTGTCGGTTGCCGCCCTCCAGCTCCCGTTTCTCGCTGTCCGGCCCCTGCAGCCGCTCCTGGGCCTTGCCCAGCGCCTCCAGCAGGCCCCCGACTGCCCCCGCAGGTCCCACGGCGGCCGCTTGGAGGCGCCCTCGGAGCTCGTGCTCGTGGCAGAGCCGGCCCGAGGAGCAGCTGCCCCCGATGCCGCCTTGTGA